In Montipora capricornis isolate CH-2021 chromosome 4, ASM3666992v2, whole genome shotgun sequence, the DNA window aatggTCACTAACAAAATcgaattaagtgaagctatgatcttcgcaattatgaacgcaatttaagcaattgcatagagaagcctgaaaaattcaggacttcaacggggtttgaacccgtgacctcgcgattccggtgcgatgctctaaccaactgagctataaagccacatttcatcattgattcattcctcacgggaccattagaactcacatatgaccagctcccaacttcagtggctttatagctcagttggttagagcgtcgcaccggaatcgcgaagtcactggttcaaaccccgttgaagtcctgaatttttcaggcttctctatgcaattgcttaaattgcgttcataactgcgaagatcatagcttcacttgatttcatatccgcagttcatatatgattcatttcatatataccatttcatcattgattcattcctcacgggaccattagaactcacatatgaccagctcccaacttcagtggctttatagctcagttggttagagcgtcgcaccggaatcgcgaggtcacgggttcaaacccagttgaagtcctgaatttttcaggcttctctatgcaattgcttaaattgcgttcataactgcgaagatcatagcttcacttgatttcatatccgcagttcatatatgattcatttcatatataccatttcatcattgattcattcctcacgggaccattagaactcacatatgaccagctcccaacttcagtggctttatagctcagttggttagagcgtcgcaccggaatcgcgaggtcacgggttcaaacccagttgaagtcctgaatttttcaggcttctctatgcaattgcttaaatttcgttcataactgcgaagatcatagcttcacttgatttcatatccgcagttcatatatgattcattttatatataccatttcatcattaaaatcGAATTAACTGTACAGAGCATTTAAAAGAACCGGAGCAAATGGAAACTTGCTATCCTATTTCTTATTTACGATTTCACTACAAATTTGTCCTCTGTCGAAGACAGTCACAACGAACACGACTATGCAAATTTAGTGTTTTATGAAGATGAAGAACACGCTAGTCCTTCGCACCGGTTCATTAGGCCTTTTGTCTGCAATAAACACTTCATTTTAtttggttgagaatttaatagaTATTTCATCgacattttacctttgatgacGTGAACCTGATTGGCCCATGGTCTGCCTTCTCCTTCAGACCCACAGGCTGCAGATCTGCCGTACTTGTCAACGGTCTGGTTCGCTGCGGCACTGGCATAgaatgatcatgatcatgatcatcgCATGGCGACCTGGATTACCTGAATATTATCATGCAACTGAAGGCCAGTGAGCTATACTCGAAATTCACAAAAGCATGCCCAAGATATCCGCCAGCAATGACTCACCATACCTGGAGGCTATCACAGAGACTACGCTTCGCTCCAATAGTTTGTATCTTAGCCTGTAGTCCTCGCATTTATAGTTGCCAAACGGATGCCATTAACACTCACCTGTGAAATAGTATACCTGATTGGCCCACGGTCCACCTTCGCCATTGGACGCATTGCAGAAACAATCGCGTGGACTAAGTTTGGTATGGCAAAAACTTCCTTAGTTTTCGGATGTTCAGTTAGTGATAGGATGTTGGTTGTATCATGTTGATCCGATATAAAAAGTACTATGTTGTCTCCTATATAACTTCGTAAAATAATTAATCTACTTAGTTAAGACTTACCATATCGAGCGCTGACTGGCAAAGCCACCAACAGAACACAACATCAAAAGAGGAAAACTATTTCGTTGACGTTGCATTGCTGCGTCTATAAAATGGAATAAAATGTCATCATGGTCACCTTCTACTCATACTCAATATTAAATGGAGCTTCGGTCATTTTAGAAGTCAAGACACATTGTCAGTTGATATTTTCAAAGTGGGAAGCTAAACGAGAAAGAAATTTGGTCTTTGGACCACAATCTGACTTCGTTGTGTCCCCTCAGTATTCCTCTTCAAAAGTTGTGGATTTTGCGCGCATTGAGAAAGCcgtttatatatttttttggctcTGCTTCGCTATGAACAAACTCGCTCTGTTACTACCTTCTCTCAGGAGAGagtacttatatagcgcatgaTCCATAGGTAAATGATCTCAGGCActtaaaaattatttacaatgttAAAAAAAGTTATGACTAATTATGATTATATTTACAGTGGTGAGAAGTATATAAAATAATCGTATATTGaagaaagtaagaaagtaaaaaaaaatttatttaataataaactttttgaaataaaaatgtcttaagttttgctttgaaagattttaaatCTTTCTCTAGCCTGAGTAATTTTGGAAGTTTGCTACATTCAGAGGGTGCTGCCACTTTAAAAGCTCAGTCTCCTAGCTATTGTCTTGTTTGATTTAAAAGTTAGTGGAGTCAATAAAACTTCATCATTAGGTCGGAGATTGTATAGTGATTTCTTCTTGACTTGAACTAGACTTTGTATGTAATCAGGTGATAGTCCATGTATTGCCTTGTAAGTcatcaataaaattttgtatttaattCTTAGTTTGACTGGTAGCCAGCGTAGTTTGAAGATCAACGGCGTGATACGACAAAAACGTGTAGAGTTACATATAAGTCTAGCAGCCATATTTTGCAAACGCTGAAGCATTTTAATTTGACCATCAGAGCACCCATAaagaagactgttacaataatccaatCGGGCTATTATCGTTGCCTGTGCTAGTGTACGAGCTGACTCATATGTGAGATGCTTCCTTATTCTCCTTATGTTGTATAAATAGAAATGTCCCATAGCGCACATTTTCGTTATATTGGTATCAAATTTAATGTTACGATCGAACCATACCCCAAGGCTCCTCGCTGTAGTAGTTGTTTTAACTTTAGAATGTCCAATTGTCATTTCATCAAGGGATACTTTGTCTAGTTGTTGTTGCGTCCCTATTACCAAGAATTCCGTTTTTTCTTCCTACAGTTTAAGTTTATCTTTTAACATCCATGCTCTGACTGCTTTGATACAACGCTCCATCGATGTTATAGCTTCTGTCTCACTTAACCCACTGTCTGGCTTAAAAGACAAGTACAGCTGAGAGTCATCTGCATAATCATGTGCAATTGGTAAGCTGGTTTTGACCACCTCAAAGAGCTTGCTAGCATATATGGTAAACAGCAGCGGCCCTAAACAGAACCCCTGCGGTACTCCAAGAGATAATTCAGTGCTATCAGAGTATGCACCGTCTACGATAACATGTTGCGAACGATCCGACAGATATGACTTAAACCACATTGGTGCAGAATCTGTAATTCCAAATGATGTTTCAAGTCTCTGTAGTAAGATTTTGTGGTCTACTGTATCGAATGCTGCGCTTAAGTCAAGCAGGACTAATAATGTAACACGTCTACGATTCATGTTATGGAAGATGtcatttacaacttttaaaaGTGCCGTTTCCGTGCTGTGTCGCTTTCTGTATGCGGACTGCAGTAGGGGATACAAATCATTCTCAGCCAGGTGACTATGTAATTGGTCAAAAACTGCTTTCTTTGTTACTTTTGATAGAAACTGCAGATTGCTTACTGGCCTTAGATTCTTATAAGCCGTACCAAGACCgaggtttttgaggagaggctTGACGTACACATTCTTCCACGCTTCAGGGAAAACACCCTGTGATAGTAAAAAATTAACGATGTAAGTAGTGTTAATAATGTAAGTATATCAagtattgtaataattgtaagtagtgtgtagTACTGTAAATGTTGTGTCATGTaactcaaataaaatttgtttaaaaaaaaaaaaaaaaaaaaaaaaaaaaaattaacgatgGTGGTAATAATAGGTAGCAATTGGTCAAGACAGCCGACCACCAATTGGGATGGCATTGGGTCTAAATTACATGATTGTTTGGCGGCTTTCTTTATGATTGcactaatagggagcttaagatgcGGACGTTTTCGCGGTGACGGCGACGTGACAGCCCAGGTGGACTGGGCCAGAGGTTGCCGTTCTCGCGccaaaattaatttgcttaaGATTCTCATGACGGCGTCCGAGACTTCGTCGAGTACATCGGCTGTACTTTCTGCGATTCAATCGCTTTTGTTTGTAACATGGCCGCATTTGAAGATTTTCGACAACTTCTCATTCTTTACTACGACGCTAATTTGATCAACGATGAAGATTTCGTTCTCCTTTACGACATGTTTCCGTCGAGAAATCCAAGTTTTCCTTACTACGAGTACGCTTGCTTTGACCTGAACAACATGAGTGAGGCAGAGTGTAAGGCCGAATTtaggtttgagaaaaaagaccTTCCGACTCTGGCAGAAGCCTTGCAGATCCCACCTACCTTCAAACTACGCCAGGGAAGCATAGTAAGTGGAATGGAAGGCCTTTGCATACTCCTAAGACGGCTCGCCTATCCTTGTAGATTTGGCGACATGGTACCTCGTTTCGGCAAACCAGTACCGGTGCTATCCATGGTCACAAATCATGTGATTGATTATATTTACACCATCCATGGACATCGCATAACCCGGTGGAATGACGCACTGCTTAACCCACCTGCATTGGATACTTATGCTCGATCAGTTCACGCTAAAGGGGCTGCTCTCCAGAActgttttggctttgttgatggCACTGTGAGACCTATAGCCAGACCAGACGAGCACCAGAGGATGATGTATAATGGTCATAAACGGGTGCACGCCATTAAATTCCAATCTGTTGCCTTACCGAATGGATTGATCGCAAACCTTTACGGCCCCGTAGGTAAAGATCTTTTTAACTTGCTCTTATTTATAACTAAATGTCAGGTTTATGAAAATAGCAACTCAAACGGAAAAGGTACAAACATGGTTTCGGAGGGTAGTTGTTTCCCCCTTCAAGTGTCTGTTTTATAGTATAATCTACGACAAACGCCTGTAGTGATCAGGGCAATGAAAGGTTGATCTCATGACACCATTTTACAGAAGCGTTGCATGatgaaaaacaatgatattCCATGAAACAAACCTAATACTTTTAACTTCTTCTTCCAGAGGGCAAAAGGCATGATGCAGGTATGCTGGCAGAATCTGGTCTCTTGCATGACTTGGAACGCCATGCATTTTCGACAGGGGGTCAGCCTCTATGCATATATGGGGATCCTGCATATCCCCTCAGGGTTCACCTGCAAGGACCATTCCAAGGTGCTGCTCTCACACCTCAGATGGAGATGTTCAATGGATCCATGAGCTCTGTTCGAGTGTCAGTGGAGTAGCTATTTGGAGacattttaaactattttaaattccttgattttaaaaataacCTAAAAGTTGGCTTAagaaatattggtaaaacatAAGTCGTATTTGATCTCATTCGAAATGCCCTAACATGCCTATATGGTAATCAAACCTCAGAATTTTTTGAATTAGACCCCCCAAGCCTCCAGGAGTATTTCAGGTGACCTAAAACATTCGCTATATTTATTCGGTTACTGCCTGGTCACACAACTGGTCAACACTTTCCTCCCAGAATCAGccctggggggtggggggagggggtggtggtACTTTAGGATTTTTTGTGGGGGAGTGTCCTGCTGGGACCCTGGAATCCTTAatctataccagagctagttcagctgaattttgctaccttCTACTAGACTTAACTTCCCAAAATCCCTTTGCcactatcctagagtagctttTCGGCTAAGTTGCGTAAATTCAAACTTGTCGATTTGATTTTTAGTTTTAGtggcaattcctggtttccctaATCTAGACTAAAACCTCCccgcccaccccaccccccctgcTTTGGGaaacagcacaaaaaaatgaaagcagTTGTTACTATGGCATCCACTTATACGACAAATGGCATGCCATTTAGTTCAAtgctcagttgttcaaaagtcaGATAGTGTTATCCAGCACATAAATCACTATAACGATTTCTTTAGAGGAGGAGCACTTTCCgccatttgaacaactgggcccagtttAATGCTGATAAAGGCAAGTACTTTCAAAGTTGAGGCATCTCTAATATCAAGTTTAACAAGGTATACATTGTTTACACAAATGTAAGTATTGAAGAAATCAACCTTTTcacaatacaataatttttgtcagttcaaaaaatcaaatcaaatttatattttgcaaGGTAGTCAGGGCTTTCAATAATCACTTGACTCAATTTAATATATGACATATTTTCATAGCCTGTATTCTGATAGGGTAATCACCTGATTGACACATGCATAATACAGCTAAATTCAAACTGGATcaatgaaactaaaaaaaaatgtgattatgataatgataactcAACAATCAACTACCACTCTAGCAGAAATGGAGTTAAAAGAACAGTTGAATGCAAAATTATGTCACTAACAAGAGAAAAATTACAATGGTGCCATAGTTGAAAAAGAGAagttgcaataaaaaaatgttaacGCTTTTCAAAAGGAGCCAACCTCTCAATCAAAGCTAACATAGCCTGTGATTGCTGCTGCTGCTGGTTTAACATAGACTGCATAAACTGTAGTGTTTGCTGTTGGTTTCTTTGCTGCTGTCTATGctgttcttcttgttgttgctgAATAATCTTTAGCATATCTTGCTGCATTTTTGTTTGCTGCTCTGATATACGAGATCCTCTTGCCTCTTCCTGCTTTCTTATGtcaatttcttctctttttaatGCCATCTCTTCTTCTGCTTTCTTTTGCAAGTATCCAATAGCATCTCCTGTACTTTTCCTGCTTTTCTTTGCTGGAACCACTCCATTTGTTTTCTCCACTCGTTTTTGAGTTTCTCCCATGGTTTCCATTGCCTTGTACCGCATTTCTTCAGCAGTTGCCTTCTCTTTCTGAAggctttgctttttgttgccaGTTGACGGCTTATTTTTAGCTTCTTCCTCTTTTTCACACAGCTCCTCCAGCAGAGTATCTATCTCTTGTATTTCTGGACTAATAccacttgctctttcttcttccctattttttgctttgaatttggACATTAGAAGATTGAGCCTATCTCTCAACGACCTTTTGTTCACATTGAATTTGCATTGGGTGAGGTTATTGAGTCTTGTGGCAATCTCATCCCACAATTTTCCTCTCTCCGGGCTCCCCTTTCTGGTTTCAAAAAGATCTGATCCCCTGACCTCTCTCAAGAATAATGTATCATGTTGATTTGTCCACTCCATTGTGCTGAAAGAGGgaattaaagtttattttagcactttatttaaaaaacggTGGAAACAGTAGTTTTCCTCTTCCAGACTGAGTCCTTGTATTGATTTATTGAATATTTGCTGGATGAAATTGTTCTGTTTAATACGCACTGTACGTATTCACATAAATTATTGCTCTAGATTCACAGCACTTCATCGAAGAAATATTTCCAAGTGTGGTTATACAACCCTTAAGAGCACATTTACATATCGATGAGCTATGTAGTGGATTTGTTGGCTAAGtgtgaaaaaattcaaaacaaaatatttatctcTGCACTTTTTAGCAGCCTCCAGAACTCCAAAATTCTTTATCGCCTCAGAAAATTCGGATTCAATATGTtactaagaaataaaaaaatgtattggagtcagtaaaatatattatatatataatcgTTTTACAAGAAAGAATTCGTTGAACGTAACAGCTTATTTATCTTTACAGACTTACTTAGATTGTTTTGTCTTCACTGAACTAGCTTCAGAGTCTTCGGTCATTTTCCTGAGTTTTATCTGTGAAGAGAGCACAAAAAGCCGCTAGAGTTACTTGGCACATCCCCAGGTGGGTTGTGCtaataaagaaactgaaaaaaaagcaaggaaTGAAGAATACAAGAAAGAAATACCGGTATAAATACTCACGTTTTCACTGCGACGGCAAAATCCCCAAACTGACGTCGCCGACGTGAGGGTGACGGCGGGAATGTTGGAAATCGCATGCGCAGTTAAACTCGCCCCAATCCTAATCGGTCTTTACGTCGCCGTCGCGTCGAAAACGTCCttatcttaagctccctaatatcatcTTCAGACAACTGCTTAAATGATCGTACAACTTTCGCACATTCCACTTTAGGGTCTGGCGGTACTTCGTGCAAATCTGATGAAATAGCACATGTGGATTCTATTTCGTTTCGAATGTCATCAATAAaggtaaaaaaggtaaagtcactttatttaatgtCGGTAGTttcttcagctacgaggctggtatcaatggaagccgatggtgcgccctttacccccctacctctgtcagtgctccgttttaagaggatttaaagctatagctacacgggtcagaggaaagtcgaaacagacgttgaagtcaccgaggatcgaaccggggacctctcgctccgaaagctgcactagccatctgagccACGATTGCTCCTATCTTCTTCACAAAGAACCTTGCAATGTCATTTGCCAGTGAAGTTTTATTCAATTGATCCGGGAATGTAGGAACTAAGTTCTCTTTAATGCCAATTAAGGATCTCATTTGCAGCTCTGAAAAGTTTGCGTTGATCAACACTGTTCTCTTCCATAAACTCAGAGTAGAATTCACGTCTTGCCTTATTCAACAGGAAAGTCACATTTATTCTAGTTTTAAATACTTGTAGATCTTCCATTGTTCTAGTTCTTCTCCATTTTCTCTCAGCTTTCCTCCGCAACTTTCTTGTACAGACAATGAGCTCATTATACCATGGGACAGTAGGTCTTAAAGTCTTAGTAACAACTTTTAAGGGAGCATGATGCTCCAGCACTGATGATAGTGTAGCATTATATTTTAAGGCCATAGCATTCAAATCTGTTCCACTCACATCTTCTACATACAAATGATTAACCGCACATATGTCGGAATCTTCCAAATCACTTTTCACATTCATATCAATCGATCTTAGCTTTCTGTAGGTGATGGACTTAACAGAAATGTCATGGACTTAACAGAAATGTCAGGTTTGTATGATGATAACCAGCATAAAATGGCAGCATGATCAGAGATGTATAGCGATCAATTTGAGGTGATCCATATACAAGTTTCTCAGACATACGAGTGATGATACGATCTAAAATGTGACCATGGAGGTGCGTGGGCATAGTAACACGTTGCTGTAGATTGAATGATTCAAGTAAGTTTAGAAAAATCGAAGAAATCGGATCCTGATGACCTTTGTCAGTATGAATATTAAAATCTCCTGTGATTAGCAGTTGCTCTTTGCAAAGTAAAAGAGATTCCAGATAATCAGAGAACTCGTCAAAGAATACAGATATAGAGACTTTATGATCTTCGGAATACGGTGGTCGGTAAACAATAACGATGCGCACATTATGGGATGATGATGTCACAATCCACTCTGAGAATTCAAACGAGTCTTTTTGACCACCATccacttttttttacattcactGTATCACGAAATGTAAGAGCAGATTAACTTTGTAGACCGTAGGCCTCGTCCGACCACCGGAATTATTAATAAAATTCCATGGTACCTTAAGGAAAGTGCACAGAATGCACAAAAAGAAGGAAACGTAGTTTGCTGGTGTTGAGCCTGGACTACTCTGCCAATCAAATGTAATGTTTCAAAAAAATCTGTTGTTGTATGTGACTTACACAAAAGAATAAATGGCTGCAGAATCTCCAGGTTTGTTTAATCGGTGTAAAATTGATAACAGTTTTAATTATGGATCAGTGGTGGCTATCTGCATGGTAGAGATTAAGGGAGCGAAACTCGAAACGAAAGTATAATGTAATCGAAACGTAAttaactaaaataaaataaaaaatgacttGACTAAAGGGAGCCAACTTAAAACGAAGAAGTCGACAGAAAGAAATCACACTTACATTCGTTTCGGATCCGGGACTGGACAACCGAAGGAAAAATAGTAATGGAAACTGCAATGTAGCTTAGCTTGTCTTAAAAAATTATGGACAACTGATCGGCTGCCCTTCGCGTATTTCTCAACTTGAACTGAACTGAAGCGAACTCCCGAAAAGATGACTATGTCAAGCTTAAATATTCGACATTACACACGACTAAATCACaataaactataataataaacTATTCAGCGAACGCCTGAAAACACATTTTGCACGGACAACAAGCTGACATTCAAATTCCAAAACACCCAAAGACAATTACTACTGATGAGCAAGGCGTTTCATTAGTATGAGACCAtttaaacaaaaagagcgaCTTATCCttggtgtaaaaacctgtgaaactcacggaCGGACGTAATACAAATTAAAACGAAAGAGCAAAAAGACATCAAACACTAACCTAGTATCCCTACCACGGGctataacaaaacaaagaaaaagtctcacaggtttttacactgACGTAAACCCAAACAAGCCACCAATCAAATGGATTTTTGCCTGGACATAGATAGACAGATTCAAGTGttaataaatagatttagccaagcctaaaagcggagctccctggttatttattcttactgccagtaggattaatgaaaatgaaaagtttcgccttgtccgcgttttgatgtttctgttgctgctttaataattaaagcattttctttgctttcgtCTATAGAAAAATTTCATTTGCCTAACTAgtaaattccacggtaaattttacgctaaaaaccgatgtcgcatgaatcacgaagccatgagtacgatatcgTTTTTTCGAGggaatttactttggaattcaccagtctggcaatgaatttttcttgaaccgcatgagttttaaaagaaaacaaacacaccctcagcgagcgaatggaaggGAAAAAAGCCACTTCAGaatcaactgtcaatagccagcgaataggaatcaagctaaaattgtttgtttgtttgtttgttatttatttgtttgtttgagcaggttgaagttttggcagctattcagctgatgtggacctgctatacccacctgCCCATATACACACAtgcagaggacagccacaacaccgggaaacTCCCGCGTGAcatcccggtgctcaaccaactgagccaccggtgcgcggtttacTGGTGTACTTTAATTATTCTCTCATCCACACTTTtatgtattttattgaaacacgccaggttggcttggaacaagaatcggcaaaatacggcaatgcaaccaagacagaacgaacttcaaacacgatccgctccaacacgtaggtgctttaaacaaactcctgaaaacacaagctagtgagattttcCCTCTAATTTAATTTCACTTGACAacaaaaattcgattttcgattaaaccaccttttaaaatacgcatccactttaaataacgcatccataaaaataacaaacggtttagtgcgtAAGGAAACAATTTGAAGCGTAACTTCTTCCagtaagtatgagctattactggtattctgttttttcGGTGTCCTTCTCTtttgctctcctttcgtttctgttctagacataggtcctccaggcatcatgtaaccttatcagagcttctaaagatatgccaaaaattgaaatacagagaaaaaagcagctttaagcaaattaaaaataaagactTAGGTATCTTtgagtttatatccctccgatgcttcaCGTGATtaaccagtgtggaccacagatatcatgatatgtcaagctggattgaaaccagcaaaaaatgcagaaagaaaacatcttccaaaccgttttccacctgaacacaaaaagcgttgactgtgtaagaactatagttgatgtagtatggcggtgtaggcgcgtcgagccgcAGAAAGcgggcgaaaaatgaagcctcgtttatgtttacgtgagttaacctgggttgagcctgcaatccaatcgaaagaccagtacctggtcagcggtcaacttaaaaaaaaaaacagctgacctcgatgagctgtGAGCTtcagcccgcgatatggtcacgtgatcaaaatggtcaacactcatggccatccctcaaactgacatttccctttttattcaacttaacgACGTACAATCTTCTTCAgattcaaagaaacaaacatttcaatgtgcAGAGAACATCCAACCTAAGCGa includes these proteins:
- the LOC138044918 gene encoding uncharacterized protein, encoding MTEDSEASSVKTKQSNTMEWTNQHDTLFLREVRGSDLFETRKGSPERGKLWDEIATRLNNLTQCKFNVNKRSLRDRLNLLMSKFKAKNREEERASGISPEIQEIDTLLEELCEKEEEAKNKPSTGNKKQSLQKEKATAEEMRYKAMETMGETQKRVEKTNGVVPAKKSRKSTGDAIGYLQKKAEEEMALKREEIDIRKQEEARGSRISEQQTKMQQDMLKIIQQQQEEQHRQQQRNQQQTLQFMQSMLNQQQQQSQAMLALIERLAPFEKR
- the LOC138044917 gene encoding uncharacterized protein, with product MAAFEDFRQLLILYYDANLINDEDFVLLYDMFPSRNPSFPYYEYACFDLNNMSEAECKAEFRFEKKDLPTLAEALQIPPTFKLRQGSIVSGMEGLCILLRRLAYPCRFGDMVPRFGKPVPVLSMVTNHVIDYIYTIHGHRITRWNDALLNPPALDTYARSVHAKGAALQNCFGFVDGTVRPIARPDEHQRMMYNGHKRVHAIKFQSVALPNGLIANLYGPVEGKRHDAGMLAESGLLHDLERHAFSTGGQPLCIYGDPAYPLRVHLQGPFQGAALTPQMEMFNGSMSSVRVSVE